DNA from Candidatus Bathyarchaeia archaeon:
ACGGCGATGTAGAAAAAGTGGAGAAAGCGATCACTGAAGACACGGGTTCTGTGATCGTTGAACCCATCCAGGGGGAGAATGGAGTTAGGATTCCTCCGGAAAACTACCTTAAAGAGCTGAGGGAACTCTGTGACCGAAAGAAGGTGTTGCTGATCTTCGATGAAATACAAACAGGTTTCGGGAGAACGGGAAAAATATTCGCTTGCGAACACTGGAAGGTTACACCGGACATTTTATGCTTGGCGAAGGGGCTGGCCGGGGGGCTCCCCATAGGGGTGACGATGGCTAAAGACGAGATCATGTCCAGTTTAAGCATAGGGGAACATACGAGCACCTACGGGGGAAACCCGATCACAGCGGCAGCCGCCTCGGCCGCGATTGACGTGTTGTTGGAAGAACGTCTTCCCGCTAGGGCCTTAGAGCTTGGAGAACACTTCCTCTCCGAGCTGAAAGATATGGAAAGAACTTTTAGGATCGTGAGGGAGGCTAGGGGGCTGGGGTTAATGTTGGCCTTGGAGCTCAGGTTCGACGTTCATGACATCATAATGAAGGCCATGGATAAGGGTGTGCTGATCCTCGACGCTGGGAGAACGGTTTTAAGGTTTCTTCCCCCTCTGGTTATTACAAGGGAGCAGTTAAATAGGGTGGCCGCCGTGTTAAGGGAAATCGTGGAAGGTAAAAATCTTGAAGTCAACTTCCCTTAACCTGTTGGAGAACCTTCTGAAGATTTATAGTCCAACAGGCCGGGAATCCAGTCTATCCCTCTACCTTAAAAAAGAATTAGAGTCAAGGGGTTTCCACGTTGAGCGAGACGAGTTAGGTAACGTTAAGGCTGAAGCTGGAAGTGGAAAACCTCACATACTGCTATGCGGTCACATGGACACCGTTCCCGGTAGAATAAAGGTGAGGTATCGGGATGGGAAAATGTATGGAAGAGGCGCCGTAGACGCTAAGGGCCCTCTCGCGGCGATGATCATGGCCGCCACCCAGGTGATGCGGGACCGTCTATGTAAGGTTACGTTAGCGGCGGTGGTGGATGAGGAAGGTGAAGGGAAAGGGGTGAGATCTCTAATTGAAAGAAAAAACCTCAAACCTGACTATGTTGTTTTCGGTGAGCCCAGCGGCGTGGACGGCGTCATCATAGGGTATAAGGGTAGCCTAACTTTGAAACTGCTTTGCAGAACAAAGACAGGCCACTCCGCCGCCCCTTGGCTTTACAAGAACGCGGTTGA
Protein-coding regions in this window:
- a CDS encoding aspartate aminotransferase family protein, which gives rise to MDKLEVMEAENRFTAAVYAKRPIVISQGRGASLWDIDGKEYIDCTGSYGQCVVGYGHPKIVEAIKEQAEKLSSCHGYAYNEARAKLAEKLVEISPKGLDRVFLSNSGAEAVECALKLARKYTGKRETIAMVGGYHGKTMGALSATWNRKYRDSFQPLLPGFIHVPYGDVEKVEKAITEDTGSVIVEPIQGENGVRIPPENYLKELRELCDRKKVLLIFDEIQTGFGRTGKIFACEHWKVTPDILCLAKGLAGGLPIGVTMAKDEIMSSLSIGEHTSTYGGNPITAAAASAAIDVLLEERLPARALELGEHFLSELKDMERTFRIVREARGLGLMLALELRFDVHDIIMKAMDKGVLILDAGRTVLRFLPPLVITREQLNRVAAVLREIVEGKNLEVNFP